One segment of Pandoraea pnomenusa DNA contains the following:
- the boxA gene encoding benzoyl-CoA 2,3-epoxidase subunit BoxA: MNGPVPVEVLKQHLIDPEICIRCNTCEETCPIDAITHDDNNYVVRADTCNGCMACISPCPTGAIDNWRDVLRAEAYSIDDQLTWDELPVQDDAIAGQGSIGEAASAPAGVNPSDAPEPVIGGSDLVRGSVVPPWSAAKPYVNLYNHKAPVQATVVGNYRLTDTSAESDIHHIVLDFGKQPFPVLEGQSIGIIPPGTTADGRAHHARQYSIASPRDGERPGYNNLALTVKRVTKDHHDQAVGGVCSNYLCDLKKGDVVNVMGPFGSTFLMPNHADSHLLMICTGTGAAPMRAMTEYRRRRRLKGATGKLMLFFGARTQGELPYFGPLLNLPKDFIDTNLAFSRTPGQPKRYVQDAMRERATDVAALLRHDHTYIYVCGLKGMEDGVLQVLQTIAGEAGLDWQALWQRMKTEGRLHLETY; this comes from the coding sequence ATGAACGGCCCCGTTCCGGTCGAAGTTCTTAAGCAGCATCTGATCGATCCGGAGATCTGCATTCGCTGCAACACCTGCGAGGAGACGTGTCCGATCGACGCGATCACGCACGACGACAACAACTATGTCGTGCGCGCGGACACGTGCAATGGATGCATGGCGTGTATCTCGCCGTGCCCGACGGGGGCGATCGACAACTGGCGCGACGTGCTCAGGGCCGAAGCCTATTCCATCGACGATCAGCTCACCTGGGACGAACTTCCGGTGCAGGACGACGCCATTGCCGGCCAGGGATCGATCGGCGAGGCCGCATCCGCCCCGGCGGGCGTCAATCCGTCGGACGCGCCGGAACCGGTCATCGGTGGCTCGGATCTCGTACGCGGTTCGGTCGTGCCGCCGTGGTCGGCGGCAAAGCCGTACGTCAACCTCTACAACCACAAGGCGCCGGTGCAGGCCACCGTGGTCGGCAACTACCGTCTGACCGACACGAGCGCCGAGAGCGACATTCATCACATCGTGCTGGACTTCGGCAAGCAACCGTTCCCGGTGCTTGAGGGACAGTCGATCGGCATCATCCCGCCGGGCACTACCGCCGACGGGCGCGCGCATCACGCACGGCAGTACTCGATCGCGTCGCCGCGCGACGGCGAGCGACCCGGTTACAACAACCTGGCGCTGACGGTCAAACGCGTCACGAAGGACCATCACGATCAGGCGGTCGGCGGGGTGTGCTCGAACTATCTGTGCGATCTGAAGAAGGGCGACGTGGTGAACGTGATGGGCCCGTTCGGCAGCACGTTCCTCATGCCGAATCACGCCGATTCGCATCTGTTGATGATCTGCACCGGCACGGGGGCGGCGCCCATGCGCGCCATGACCGAGTATCGTCGCCGTCGGCGCCTGAAAGGCGCGACGGGCAAGCTGATGCTGTTCTTCGGCGCGCGCACGCAGGGCGAGCTCCCGTACTTCGGTCCGCTGCTCAATCTGCCGAAGGATTTCATCGACACGAACCTCGCGTTCTCGCGCACGCCGGGGCAGCCCAAGCGCTACGTGCAGGACGCCATGCGCGAGCGCGCGACCGACGTGGCAGCGTTGCTCCGGCACGACCACACTTATATCTACGTGTGCGGCCTGAAGGGCATGGAGGATGGCGTGCTGCAAGTGCTGCAGACCATCGCGGGCGAGGCCGGTCTCGACTGGCAGGCGCTGTGGCAGCGGATGAAGACGGAAGGGCGTCTGCATCTCGAAACCTATTGA